In Desulfobacterales bacterium, the following are encoded in one genomic region:
- a CDS encoding glycosyltransferase family 4 protein yields the protein MQNILILTNIAPNYRKPLWLKLLQTDSFNCSFAYGENLSIGIPQIRMKEFENSSKSNQIQRLKNIWLKNIILFWQLGALAIILKSDYSVVVFLGECYCLSTWLSAIICRLKGARVVFWGHGIYGNESRLKLFLRKNFYRLAHQHLVYGRRAKRLMIALGFKAEDLFVVFNSLDYDRHKAMREQYRTLTKQEVYPFFRNQCLPILLFIGRLTISKRLDILLHAANSINSKKPFLNLVVIGDGPEREKLEKLGQKGIAGKWLHFVGACYLEEKNGRYLSVSDLCVSPGNVGLTAIHSLSFGTPVCTHSNLNNQGPEAEAIVDGYNGFYFKENDVADLIEGIKKWLLINPDRELVRERCFRIIDAYYNPDYQLSVFNRMVSS from the coding sequence ATGCAAAATATACTTATTCTCACCAACATCGCCCCAAATTATCGCAAGCCATTGTGGCTTAAATTGTTGCAAACCGATTCGTTTAACTGTTCTTTTGCTTATGGTGAAAATCTCTCAATAGGAATCCCGCAAATTCGAATGAAAGAGTTTGAAAATTCCAGTAAATCAAATCAAATTCAAAGGCTAAAAAATATTTGGCTAAAAAATATAATACTTTTTTGGCAATTGGGAGCATTAGCTATTATTTTGAAAAGCGATTATTCGGTGGTCGTCTTCCTTGGGGAATGTTATTGCCTTTCTACTTGGCTATCAGCCATCATTTGCAGGCTTAAAGGTGCCCGGGTTGTGTTTTGGGGGCATGGGATATATGGGAATGAATCGAGGCTAAAACTCTTCCTGCGGAAAAATTTTTACCGCCTGGCACACCAACACTTGGTGTACGGGCGGCGGGCAAAAAGATTGATGATCGCGTTGGGGTTTAAGGCCGAAGACCTGTTCGTGGTGTTTAACTCGTTAGATTATGATCGTCATAAAGCTATGCGGGAACAATACCGTACTTTGACCAAGCAAGAAGTTTATCCCTTTTTTCGAAACCAATGTCTTCCGATTCTTTTGTTTATTGGGAGGCTTACAATAAGCAAAAGACTAGATATTTTATTGCATGCTGCGAATTCCATCAACAGCAAAAAACCTTTTTTAAACCTTGTTGTCATCGGCGATGGCCCCGAACGTGAAAAACTTGAGAAACTTGGTCAGAAAGGAATTGCGGGTAAATGGCTGCATTTTGTTGGTGCTTGTTATCTCGAGGAAAAAAATGGAAGATATCTATCGGTTTCAGATCTGTGCGTCTCGCCGGGCAATGTTGGGCTAACAGCCATCCACAGCCTTAGTTTTGGCACGCCAGTTTGCACCCACAGTAATTTAAACAACCAAGGGCCAGAAGCGGAGGCCATTGTGGATGGTTATAATGGTTTTTATTTTAAAGAAAACGACGTCGCTGACTTAATAGAAGGAATAAAAAAATGGTTGTTGATCAATCCGGACAGAGAACTGGTGAGGGAGCGGTGTTTCAGGATCATTGATGCCTACTATAACCCTGACTACCAATTATCTGTCTTTAACAGAATGGTTAGCAGTTAA